The sequence CTGCGATCGCGCAGTTGCATCAGCAACGTGCGCAACACGTTCTCCTCAGCGGTCGCACGCGGCGCTGCGGGAACCCTCACCAGCTCGCTGAGCATCGGTCCCATCACTTCGGGCCGGACGCTGATATCGATGAGGTTCGGTGGAATCGCCAGCGGCATGTGGGGGAACGAGGCGCTCTCGGGTTCCTGAACGATGACGGTGCCGCCGTGTTCTTTGACCAGCCGCGCACCCGCCAGACCGTCGCTCCCCATCCCGGAGAAGATGATCGCGATGAGCCGGTCGCCGTGGGACTCGGCCGCGGTCGCGAACAGGCGGTCGATCGACGGCTTGGGGCCCTTCCGCGCACGCGTCATCACGGTCGCCGAGCCGTCGAGAACCTCGACGTCGCGGTCGGAGCCGACGACGTACACCGTCCCAGGCTGGAGAACGGTGCGCCCCTCCAGCGCCTGCACCTTCAACCCCGCCTTCGCTTTGAGGATCTCCGCAAGCCGGCTGTGGTGATCCGGTGCCTGGTGTTGCGCGACGACCACCGGCGCGCCGAAATTCGCAGGCAACCCGCCGACGAACGTGATCAGCGCGTCGATCCCGCCGGCCGAGGAGCCGGTCACGACCAGATAGCTATCGGAAACCGGATCGGAATCGTTGGTCATCGTGCTGAGGGGGTAAGCGAGGTGGTATGGCAACCCCGGCCGAGAGGACCAATCACGCACCGCCGCTGGTAGCGATCGGTGCGTCGGCCGGCGGGATCGAAGCGTTGCGAGTCGTCCTTCCCAGCTTGCCGGCGGACTTCCCCGCCGCGGTCGCCGTTGTCGTCCATCGCGGACCCGTTCAAGAAGACGACCGCTTGACGACCGTTCTCGCCCGCAACGCGCGGCTCCCGGTCGGCACGGCCAGCGACTTCGAAGACCTGCAGCCGGGGCGGATCTACGTCTGCCCGGCCGGCGTCCACCTCGTCGTCGAGCGCAACCGCTTCCGGCTCACCAACGGCGCCCGCGAGAACGGTTCGCGGCCTGCGATCGACGTGCTCTTTCGAAGCGCCGCGCTGTGTTTCGGAGAACGCGCCGCCGCGGTCATCCTGTCCGGCATGCTCGACGACGGAACGGCCGGACTCGCCGCGATCAAAGCACGCGGCGGCTTCACCGTCGTCCAAGATCCGAACGAAGCGCTCTTCGCCGACATGCCGCGCAACGCGCTGGAGAACGTCGACGTCGACGCGGTCCTGCCGGCTG is a genomic window of Candidatus Eremiobacterota bacterium containing:
- a CDS encoding chemotaxis protein CheB, producing the protein MATPAERTNHAPPLVAIGASAGGIEALRVVLPSLPADFPAAVAVVVHRGPVQEDDRLTTVLARNARLPVGTASDFEDLQPGRIYVCPAGVHLVVERNRFRLTNGARENGSRPAIDVLFRSAALCFGERAAAVILSGMLDDGTAGLAAIKARGGFTVVQDPNEALFADMPRNALENVDVDAVLPAAGIGAMLEEFALRAASRAPRSVPQTEEHVEPSLFSCPDCGGVLSQIDADGVVRFRCRIGHAYSPRTLFSEQDQGLEAALSTALRVLVERRDMSERLARRSRERGLHVAAQRFEQQAAVARRRADTIRAAIEGPQTAIDAALAAGETAEDDASDGEAVSAI